One Glaciihabitans arcticus DNA window includes the following coding sequences:
- the gatA gene encoding Asp-tRNA(Asn)/Glu-tRNA(Gln) amidotransferase subunit GatA, whose amino-acid sequence MTDLTRLSAADLADKLTSGDVSSVEVTRAHLDRIAAVDGDVHAFLHINAQALDTAALVDAARAAGEKLGPLAGVPVAIKDVLCTIDMPSTAGSKILEGWVPPYDATVVAKLRAAHLIPLGKTNMDEFAMGSSTEHSAFGPTHNPWDLDRIPGGSGGGSAAAVAAYEAPLALGSDTGGSIRQPAAVTGSVGVKPTYGGVSRYGAIALASSLDQVGPVTRTVLDAALLHDVIGGHDPRDSTSLTDVWPSFADAARAGQKAESLKGLRVGVVKELDGPGFQSGVTQRFHEALTLLEQAGAEIVEVSAPNFEYAVAAYYLILPAEASSNLAKFDSVRFGLRVNPVGGGTVEDVMSATREAGFGPEVKRRIILGTYALSAGYYDAYYGSAQKVRTLIQRDFDAAFAQVDVLVSPAAPTTAFKLGEKLEDPMAMYLNDVTTIPANLAGVPGMGLPIGLAPEDGLPVGIQIMAPARADARLYQLGATLERLLEDQWGHTLISQAPELSLSEMLAATEGAV is encoded by the coding sequence ATGACTGATCTCACCCGTCTCTCCGCCGCGGATCTCGCGGACAAGCTCACCAGCGGTGACGTCTCGTCTGTTGAGGTGACCCGCGCGCACCTCGACCGCATCGCTGCCGTCGACGGTGACGTGCACGCCTTCCTGCACATCAACGCGCAGGCGCTCGACACTGCGGCCCTCGTGGACGCCGCCCGCGCTGCCGGCGAAAAGCTCGGACCGCTCGCCGGTGTTCCCGTCGCCATCAAGGATGTGCTGTGCACGATCGACATGCCGTCGACCGCCGGCTCGAAGATCCTCGAGGGTTGGGTTCCGCCGTACGACGCGACCGTCGTCGCGAAGCTCCGCGCTGCCCACCTCATCCCGCTGGGCAAGACCAACATGGACGAGTTCGCGATGGGCTCGTCCACCGAGCACTCGGCCTTCGGCCCGACCCACAACCCGTGGGACCTGGACCGGATCCCCGGTGGCTCCGGAGGTGGCTCCGCCGCTGCCGTCGCCGCCTACGAAGCTCCGCTCGCGCTCGGCTCGGACACGGGTGGCAGCATCCGCCAGCCCGCCGCCGTCACCGGTTCAGTCGGTGTCAAGCCCACCTACGGCGGCGTGAGCCGCTATGGCGCTATCGCCCTGGCCAGCTCGCTGGACCAGGTCGGCCCCGTGACGCGTACGGTGCTCGACGCAGCTCTGCTTCATGACGTCATCGGCGGTCATGACCCGCGTGACTCCACCTCTCTTACCGATGTCTGGCCGAGCTTCGCCGACGCCGCCCGCGCCGGCCAGAAGGCCGAGAGCCTCAAGGGTCTCCGCGTGGGCGTCGTCAAGGAACTCGACGGTCCTGGTTTCCAGTCGGGCGTGACCCAGCGCTTCCACGAAGCGCTGACCCTGCTCGAGCAGGCGGGCGCCGAGATCGTCGAAGTGAGTGCACCCAACTTCGAGTACGCGGTTGCCGCCTACTACCTGATTCTTCCCGCTGAGGCGTCGAGCAATCTCGCCAAATTCGATTCTGTGAGATTCGGCCTGCGCGTGAACCCTGTGGGGGGAGGAACCGTCGAAGACGTGATGTCCGCCACCCGCGAAGCCGGTTTTGGCCCCGAGGTGAAGCGCCGCATCATCCTCGGCACCTACGCGCTCAGCGCCGGGTATTACGACGCTTACTACGGCAGCGCGCAGAAGGTTCGCACGCTCATCCAGCGCGACTTCGACGCCGCGTTCGCCCAGGTGGATGTTCTCGTCAGCCCGGCCGCGCCGACCACCGCTTTCAAGCTCGGTGAGAAGCTCGAAGACCCGATGGCGATGTACCTCAACGACGTCACGACGATCCCGGCGAACCTTGCCGGCGTGCCCGGAATGGGCCTGCCGATCGGGCTCGCCCCCGAGGACGGCCTGCCGGTCGGCATCCAGATCATGGCGCCTGCGCGAGCGGATGCCCGGCTCTACCAGCTCGGAGCCACTCTCGAACGACTGCTCGAAGACCAGTGGGGGCACACTCTTATCAGCCAGGCTCCCGAGCTGTCGCTCAGCGAGATGCTCGCGGCGACCGAGGGTGCTGTCTGA
- the gatC gene encoding Asp-tRNA(Asn)/Glu-tRNA(Gln) amidotransferase subunit GatC encodes MSEITTDVVAHLANLARIALTPEEIEKLTGELGAIVDAVATVSEVATADVPATSHPIPLTNVFRADVPGPTLTTEQALAGAPEHDGTRFKVSAILGEEQ; translated from the coding sequence ATGTCTGAAATCACGACCGACGTCGTGGCGCACCTGGCGAATCTCGCCCGCATCGCGCTCACGCCCGAAGAGATCGAGAAGCTTACGGGCGAACTCGGTGCGATCGTCGACGCCGTCGCCACGGTGAGCGAGGTCGCCACCGCGGACGTTCCCGCAACGAGCCACCCCATCCCGCTCACGAATGTCTTCCGAGCGGATGTCCCGGGCCCGACCCTCACGACCGAACAGGCCCTCGCGGGCGCCCCGGAGCACGACGGCACACGCTTCAAGGTGTCGGCGATCCTGGGGGAGGAGCAGTAA
- a CDS encoding META domain-containing protein encodes MRRSIIALAIVGALALTGCGPTGEGFPDNGGPTADPSELDGDWQLADGEDAQGVFDLKESVSTITLTGPRTGGRTSCNIFGATVNVNGDEINVAPGAVTEAACEDPDLMTLEWRYLAALEEVTNHEVDGETLTLSGGDVILIFDAVPDVPISEFSGTIWRLEGLVTGAGADGSTASPVGTGGIVFNKDGTVTGNGGCSDFTGQWEVSGGVVVVTALVFEDTDCPNDLVAQEKHVATALGTGFTPLIEGDRLTIFPATGKLGLVYRNSASSSA; translated from the coding sequence ATGCGCCGCAGCATCATCGCCCTCGCGATAGTCGGGGCGCTCGCACTAACCGGCTGCGGGCCGACCGGCGAGGGATTCCCCGACAATGGCGGCCCGACCGCCGACCCCAGCGAGCTCGACGGCGACTGGCAGCTCGCCGACGGTGAGGACGCTCAGGGCGTCTTCGATCTCAAGGAGTCCGTCTCCACGATCACCCTCACCGGGCCTCGCACCGGCGGGCGCACCTCGTGCAACATCTTCGGCGCGACCGTGAACGTCAACGGCGACGAGATCAACGTCGCGCCGGGTGCCGTCACCGAGGCCGCCTGCGAGGACCCCGACCTGATGACCCTCGAGTGGCGCTACCTGGCCGCGCTCGAGGAGGTCACCAACCACGAGGTCGACGGCGAGACGCTGACGCTGAGTGGCGGTGACGTCATCCTCATCTTCGATGCTGTTCCGGACGTGCCGATCAGCGAGTTCAGCGGCACGATCTGGCGGCTCGAGGGCCTCGTCACGGGTGCGGGGGCCGACGGTTCGACCGCGAGCCCCGTCGGAACCGGCGGGATCGTCTTCAACAAGGACGGCACCGTCACCGGCAATGGCGGCTGCAGCGACTTCACCGGACAGTGGGAGGTGAGCGGCGGAGTTGTCGTCGTCACAGCCCTGGTATTCGAAGACACGGACTGCCCAAACGACCTCGTCGCCCAGGAGAAGCACGTCGCCACGGCGCTCGGCACGGGCTTCACCCCGCTCATCGAGGGCGACCGGCTCACCATCTTCCCGGCCACCGGCAAGCTGGGGCTCGTCTACCGCAACAGCGCCTCGAGCAGCGCGTAA
- a CDS encoding META domain-containing protein, with protein sequence MRTTIGALALVALVALTGCATATPSAPETADSTAPTASVLDGEWRLVSATDAKGKVDLGTSITTITLTGEETGGQAPCNVYRATVEIGAGHDVVITPGATTKVACTDAALTAVETRYLAALALVIRTDVVENQLVLSNEDEKIALTYAAAPAVDETALVGINWQLESLLAGVGDEAVPTSATGGSILFTESDFEARGTCSVITGSWTVAGGLLLLTDVANDLSACGKPLPAGEKVLANTLSTRPTVIIDDVALTLSSATTKSGLQFRASNN encoded by the coding sequence ATGCGCACGACCATCGGAGCCCTCGCGCTCGTCGCACTTGTGGCCCTGACCGGCTGCGCCACGGCAACGCCGAGCGCCCCGGAGACCGCCGACAGCACCGCCCCCACCGCATCGGTTCTCGATGGGGAATGGCGTCTCGTCAGCGCTACCGACGCCAAGGGCAAGGTGGATCTCGGCACCTCGATCACCACGATCACCCTCACCGGTGAAGAGACCGGCGGACAGGCTCCCTGCAATGTCTACCGCGCCACGGTCGAGATCGGCGCCGGCCACGACGTCGTCATCACCCCCGGAGCCACCACGAAGGTCGCGTGCACCGACGCCGCGCTGACCGCCGTCGAAACGCGCTACCTCGCAGCCCTCGCACTCGTGATCCGCACGGACGTTGTGGAAAACCAGCTCGTGCTGAGTAATGAGGACGAGAAGATCGCACTGACGTACGCTGCAGCACCCGCCGTCGACGAGACGGCTCTGGTGGGCATCAACTGGCAGCTCGAAAGCCTGCTTGCCGGGGTGGGCGACGAGGCGGTCCCCACGAGTGCTACCGGTGGCTCGATCCTATTCACCGAGTCCGACTTCGAAGCCCGCGGAACCTGCAGCGTCATCACCGGCTCCTGGACCGTCGCCGGCGGCCTGCTGCTCCTCACCGATGTGGCGAACGACCTCAGCGCGTGCGGCAAGCCGCTGCCCGCCGGCGAGAAGGTGCTCGCCAACACGCTGAGCACCCGCCCCACCGTCATCATCGATGACGTCGCGCTCACCCTCTCCTCGGCGACGACCAAGTCCGGCCTGCAGTTCCGGGCAAGCAATAACTGA
- a CDS encoding MFS transporter gives MSTSELPFRWRSIALPALLPTLLFSIGEGAIIPIIPIVSGNLGATLALAGLISALLMIGELVGDIPSGWLVSRIGERPAMIGASLLSVIGLVLCVLAPNPVALGLGIFLIGLATAVFALARHAFMTSFVPISHRARALSTLGGIFRFGFFVGPFLTALAIELTGTAASAFWIHIVACLAAAALLIALRDPTKSFGVLRTERGEDGKQLREGEALVAKEATGLFRTMYEKRGVLGKLGTGAALIGAMRASRAVILPLWALSIGISETNTALIIGIAGAADFALFYASGQIMDRWGRLASALPSMIGLGVGHFVLAFSHDLTSNVQWFVFAAMFMSVANGLGSGILMTLGADLADKTNPAPFLGAWRFTGGLGGAGAPLLVSGLTAVATISLAAGAMGVLGLVGAGILARYIPRYAPRPKK, from the coding sequence ATGAGTACCTCCGAGCTCCCGTTCCGCTGGCGTTCGATAGCACTCCCGGCCCTGCTGCCGACCCTGCTGTTCTCGATCGGCGAGGGTGCGATCATCCCGATCATTCCGATCGTTTCGGGCAACCTCGGGGCGACGCTGGCGCTGGCGGGCCTGATCTCCGCGCTGCTCATGATCGGCGAGCTCGTCGGCGATATTCCGAGTGGATGGCTCGTCTCCCGCATCGGCGAACGCCCGGCCATGATCGGCGCGAGCCTGCTCTCGGTCATCGGACTCGTCCTCTGCGTGCTCGCACCGAACCCCGTGGCGCTCGGCCTCGGCATCTTCCTCATCGGACTGGCCACAGCCGTGTTCGCCCTCGCCCGTCACGCGTTTATGACCAGCTTCGTGCCGATCAGTCACCGAGCTCGCGCCCTGTCCACTCTGGGCGGCATCTTCCGCTTCGGGTTCTTCGTGGGGCCCTTCCTCACGGCGCTCGCGATCGAGCTGACCGGCACGGCGGCATCCGCGTTCTGGATCCACATCGTCGCCTGCCTAGCCGCCGCCGCGCTGCTGATCGCCCTCCGCGATCCGACAAAGTCATTCGGGGTGCTGCGCACCGAGCGAGGCGAAGACGGCAAGCAGCTGCGCGAGGGCGAGGCCCTCGTTGCCAAAGAGGCCACCGGCCTGTTCCGCACCATGTACGAGAAGCGCGGGGTGCTCGGCAAGCTCGGCACGGGCGCCGCGCTGATCGGCGCGATGCGCGCCTCGCGCGCGGTAATCCTGCCGCTATGGGCGTTGAGTATTGGCATCAGCGAAACGAACACAGCGCTCATCATCGGTATCGCGGGTGCTGCTGACTTCGCCCTGTTCTACGCGAGTGGGCAGATCATGGATCGCTGGGGTCGCCTCGCGAGCGCCCTGCCCTCGATGATCGGCCTGGGGGTCGGCCACTTCGTGCTCGCCTTCAGCCACGACCTGACGAGTAACGTTCAGTGGTTCGTCTTTGCCGCGATGTTCATGTCCGTCGCCAACGGACTGGGCAGCGGGATTCTCATGACCCTCGGGGCGGACCTCGCCGACAAGACCAACCCGGCGCCTTTCCTCGGCGCGTGGCGATTCACCGGCGGACTCGGCGGCGCGGGCGCCCCCCTGCTGGTCTCCGGCCTCACCGCCGTCGCAACGATCTCCCTTGCCGCCGGAGCGATGGGCGTGTTGGGGCTCGTCGGTGCGGGGATCCTGGCTCGCTACATCCCGCGCTATGCACCGCGCCCGAAGAAGTAA
- a CDS encoding GNAT family N-acetyltransferase, with the protein MSTVTIEPWGEGDLPILELSNEPAMMQHLGGPEAHEKLLVRHARYLDGWASGTSFMFRIEADGEPVGGIGYWPTEWHGEQVYETGWSVHTAHQGHGHGTSSLLLVIEHAARHGDRDALHALPRTDNRASNAVCRKAGFRLLGEVDDEYPPGNPIRSNDWAFDLRTRRAG; encoded by the coding sequence ATGAGCACAGTGACGATCGAGCCATGGGGCGAGGGCGACCTGCCCATCCTCGAATTGAGCAACGAGCCGGCCATGATGCAGCACCTGGGCGGCCCCGAGGCGCACGAGAAACTCCTCGTCAGGCATGCCAGATACCTCGACGGCTGGGCGTCGGGCACGTCGTTTATGTTCCGCATCGAGGCCGACGGCGAGCCGGTCGGCGGCATCGGGTACTGGCCGACAGAGTGGCACGGCGAGCAGGTGTACGAGACGGGGTGGTCGGTGCACACGGCGCACCAGGGACATGGCCACGGGACATCCTCGCTGCTGCTTGTCATCGAACACGCGGCACGCCATGGCGATCGCGACGCGCTGCACGCCCTGCCGCGCACCGACAATCGCGCGTCCAACGCGGTCTGCCGCAAGGCGGGCTTCAGGCTGCTCGGCGAGGTGGACGATGAGTACCCGCCCGGCAATCCGATCCGCTCCAACGATTGGGCGTTCGATCTGCGCACGAGACGAGCCGGTTAG